A genome region from Tolypothrix sp. PCC 7712 includes the following:
- a CDS encoding aminotransferase class I/II-fold pyridoxal phosphate-dependent enzyme, with amino-acid sequence MNSLEQLRQAEQALLEIFSGIDAQVKHNLQRVLHAFRDQRVGAHHFAGVSGYGHDDLGRETLDKVFAEVMGAEAAAVRVQFVSGTHAIACALYGVLRPGDEMLAVVGAPYDTLEEVIGLRGKGQGSLTEFGINYRQLDLTPDGNIDWQALSTSVTDNTGLVLIQRSCGYSWRPSLSIADIEKIVQLVKQQNPNTVCFVDNCYGEFIETQEPTHVGADLMAGSLIKNPGGTIVTAGGYVAGRADLVEASACRLTAPGIGSYGGATFDQNRLLFQGLFLAPQMVGEAMKGTHLTGYVFDQLGYPVNPAPLAPRRDVIQAIKLGSAQKLIAFCKAVQQNSPIGSYLDPIPDEMPGYESQVVMAGGTFIEGSTLEFSADGPLREPYVVYCQGGTHWTHIAIALEAAIEAVGPA; translated from the coding sequence ATGAACAGCTTGGAACAGCTGCGGCAAGCAGAACAGGCACTGTTAGAGATTTTTTCTGGAATTGACGCTCAGGTCAAGCACAATCTTCAACGAGTATTACATGCCTTTCGTGATCAACGCGTAGGCGCACACCACTTTGCAGGTGTAAGTGGCTACGGACACGATGATTTAGGAAGAGAAACTTTAGATAAAGTATTTGCCGAAGTAATGGGGGCCGAAGCTGCGGCAGTAAGGGTACAGTTTGTTTCAGGGACTCACGCGATCGCTTGTGCCTTGTATGGTGTGCTGCGTCCTGGAGATGAAATGTTAGCAGTGGTCGGTGCTCCCTACGATACGCTCGAAGAAGTGATTGGTTTACGGGGTAAAGGTCAAGGTTCCCTTACTGAGTTTGGCATAAATTACCGCCAATTAGACTTAACACCTGATGGAAATATTGATTGGCAGGCTTTAAGCACTAGCGTGACTGATAACACAGGTTTAGTATTAATTCAACGTTCCTGCGGATATTCTTGGCGGCCTAGCTTATCGATTGCTGATATCGAAAAAATTGTCCAACTAGTCAAACAGCAAAATCCCAACACTGTTTGTTTTGTAGATAACTGCTACGGTGAATTTATCGAAACTCAAGAACCCACCCATGTTGGTGCTGATTTAATGGCGGGTTCATTGATTAAAAATCCTGGTGGCACAATTGTGACTGCTGGCGGTTATGTAGCTGGTCGCGCTGATTTAGTAGAAGCCTCAGCCTGTCGTCTTACTGCTCCTGGTATTGGTAGTTATGGTGGTGCAACCTTTGACCAAAATCGTCTGTTATTCCAAGGGTTATTTCTCGCGCCGCAGATGGTGGGAGAGGCGATGAAAGGCACTCACCTTACAGGTTATGTCTTTGATCAACTGGGTTATCCTGTCAATCCTGCGCCACTTGCGCCCCGCCGCGACGTAATTCAAGCAATTAAACTCGGTTCCGCCCAAAAGCTCATTGCCTTCTGTAAAGCTGTACAACAAAATTCTCCCATCGGTTCCTACCTTGACCCCATCCCCGATGAAATGCCGGGGTATGAGAGCCAGGTAGTGATGGCTGGGGGGACATTTATCGAAGGTAGCACCTTGGAATTTTCCGCAGATGGGCCGTTGCGTGAGCCTTATGTGGTTTATTGCCAAGGGGGTACGCATTGGACACATATTGCGATCGCACTAGAAGCAGCAATAGAAGCTGTCGGCCCTGCTTAA
- a CDS encoding acyl-CoA desaturase, producing the protein MTIATSTKLQINWVNTLFFAALHIGALFALLPSNFSWQAFGVGLLLYWITGGLGITLGFHRLVTHRSFQTPKWLEYLLVLFGTLACQGGPIEWVGTHRIHHLHSDTEQDPHDSNKGFWWSHMGWLIYHAPAHAEVPRFTKDIADDPVYQFLQKYFILVQVALGLLLLAIGGWPMVVWGIFVRIVWVYHCTWLVNSATHKFGYRTHDSGDRSTNCWWVALLVFGEGWHNNHHAFQYSARHGLEWWEIDMTWMTIQLLQVLGLATNVKLADKKS; encoded by the coding sequence ATGACAATTGCTACCTCAACCAAACTTCAAATTAACTGGGTTAATACCCTCTTCTTCGCTGCGTTGCACATCGGAGCGCTGTTTGCCTTGCTTCCTAGCAACTTTAGCTGGCAGGCATTTGGTGTCGGTTTATTGCTCTACTGGATTACCGGAGGTTTAGGTATTACTTTGGGTTTTCACCGCCTGGTTACCCATCGCAGTTTTCAAACTCCCAAGTGGTTGGAATATCTATTGGTGCTTTTCGGAACTCTCGCCTGTCAAGGTGGGCCAATTGAGTGGGTAGGTACACACCGTATCCATCATCTACACTCGGATACTGAACAAGACCCCCATGATTCTAATAAGGGCTTTTGGTGGAGCCATATGGGTTGGCTGATTTATCACGCACCCGCTCACGCTGAGGTTCCTCGCTTCACTAAAGACATTGCCGATGACCCAGTTTATCAGTTTTTGCAAAAATATTTTATTCTCGTCCAAGTGGCCCTAGGTTTGTTGCTATTGGCAATAGGCGGTTGGCCGATGGTTGTTTGGGGCATTTTTGTGCGGATTGTTTGGGTTTACCACTGTACCTGGTTGGTAAATAGTGCTACACATAAATTTGGTTATCGTACCCACGACTCTGGCGATCGCTCCACTAATTGCTGGTGGGTAGCTTTACTGGTATTTGGTGAAGGCTGGCATAATAACCACCACGCTTTCCAATACTCAGCTCGTCATGGCTTGGAATGGTGGGAAATTGACATGACTTGGATGACTATTCAATTGCTGCAAGTGCTTGGTCTGGCTACAAATGTCAAGCTGGCAGATAAAAAGTCCTAA
- a CDS encoding fatty acid desaturase produces the protein MTTSIIKIQNQANDLGSSKLKLKDIIKTLPKECFKKDKRKAWTNVVTAVFMVALGYFSLAISPWFLLPFAWIFTGTALTGFFVIAHDCGHRSFANRRWVNDLVGHILMMPLIYPFHSWRIKHNYHHKHTNKLEEDNAWHPITPEVFQNWGPFRRSVFEGFMRKRFWWVGSIGHWAVVHFDWRNFKAKDQSSVKLSVAVVVIFAAVAFPLLIATTGIWGFVKFWLLPWMVYHFWMSTFTLVHHTAADVPFKAATKWNEALAQLSGTIHCDYPRWIEFLCHDINVHVPHHLSTAIPSYNLRLAYKSIKENWADYLHDESQFSWALMKDITGQCQLYTPDVGYQTFDDYYAGR, from the coding sequence ATGACTACATCAATAATCAAAATTCAAAATCAAGCTAATGACCTTGGTAGCTCCAAGCTGAAGCTAAAAGATATTATTAAAACCCTGCCCAAGGAGTGTTTTAAAAAGGATAAACGTAAAGCTTGGACAAATGTGGTGACTGCCGTTTTCATGGTGGCTTTAGGCTACTTCAGTCTGGCAATTTCGCCTTGGTTTCTCTTGCCATTTGCTTGGATTTTTACAGGTACAGCTTTAACAGGTTTTTTTGTCATTGCCCATGATTGCGGTCATCGTTCCTTTGCGAATCGTCGTTGGGTCAACGATTTAGTCGGGCACATTTTAATGATGCCTTTGATTTATCCATTTCATAGTTGGCGGATTAAACATAACTATCACCATAAGCATACAAATAAGCTGGAAGAGGACAATGCTTGGCATCCCATCACACCAGAAGTATTTCAAAATTGGGGGCCATTCCGCCGTTCAGTCTTTGAAGGCTTTATGCGTAAACGCTTCTGGTGGGTAGGTTCCATTGGACATTGGGCAGTTGTACATTTTGATTGGCGTAATTTCAAAGCTAAAGACCAATCAAGTGTTAAGCTTTCTGTGGCTGTAGTAGTAATTTTTGCAGCCGTTGCCTTCCCACTACTCATTGCGACAACTGGTATTTGGGGATTTGTCAAATTTTGGCTTTTACCCTGGATGGTTTACCATTTTTGGATGAGTACCTTTACTCTGGTTCACCATACTGCCGCAGATGTGCCCTTTAAGGCAGCTACCAAGTGGAATGAGGCTCTAGCTCAACTATCTGGCACTATTCATTGTGATTATCCACGCTGGATAGAATTTCTCTGCCACGATATTAATGTTCATGTACCTCATCATCTTTCTACTGCTATTCCTTCCTATAATCTGCGCTTGGCTTACAAGAGCATCAAAGAAAATTGGGCAGATTATCTTCATGATGAAAGCCAATTTTCTTGGGCTTTAATGAAGGACATTACCGGCCAATGTCAACTTTACACTCCTGATGTTGGTTATCAAACTTTTGACGATTATTACGCAGGGCGATAA
- a CDS encoding fatty acid desaturase, whose protein sequence is MPSNSIPADSVKLLHPLSSQSSEDSAKLPFTLQELKAAIPPECFQPNLGKSLFYFFRDILIIGLLYAVANYLDSWFFWPIFWLMQGTMFWALFVVGHDCGHQSFSKKKWLNDLIGHLAHTPILVPYHGWRISHRTHHLNTGNIDNDESWYPVSESQYKEMPWEQKIGRYYVFFLAYPVYLFKRSPNKEGSHFLPSSSLFKPSEKWDVITSTVLWTCMVALLGFLTYQWGWLWLLKNYAVPYIVFVIWLDVVTFLHHTEPDIPWYRGEDWTFLKGAISSIDRNYGLINHIHHDIGTHVAHHIFLNIPHYNLLKATEAIKPIMGEYFRESQEPIWKSLWRSCISCHFVPDSGGKVYYTSNSKLAKPS, encoded by the coding sequence GTGCCATCAAATAGTATCCCAGCCGACAGCGTTAAGCTACTCCATCCCCTTAGCTCACAATCATCTGAAGATTCGGCAAAATTACCTTTTACTCTTCAGGAATTAAAAGCAGCAATCCCACCTGAATGCTTTCAGCCAAATTTAGGTAAATCTCTGTTCTACTTTTTTCGAGACATCCTCATTATTGGTCTACTTTACGCAGTTGCTAATTATCTGGATTCTTGGTTTTTTTGGCCAATTTTTTGGCTAATGCAAGGAACAATGTTTTGGGCTTTGTTTGTAGTTGGACATGACTGCGGACATCAATCTTTCTCTAAAAAGAAATGGCTCAATGATTTAATTGGACATCTTGCACACACACCAATACTCGTTCCTTATCACGGTTGGCGAATTAGCCACAGAACCCACCATCTCAATACCGGCAATATCGATAATGATGAAAGCTGGTACCCTGTGAGCGAATCACAATATAAAGAAATGCCGTGGGAACAAAAGATAGGGCGGTATTATGTGTTTTTCTTAGCTTATCCGGTTTATCTGTTTAAGCGTTCTCCTAATAAAGAAGGTTCCCACTTCTTACCCAGCAGCTCACTTTTCAAACCTTCTGAAAAATGGGATGTGATTACCAGCACTGTACTGTGGACTTGCATGGTAGCTTTGCTTGGCTTTCTTACATATCAGTGGGGTTGGTTATGGTTGTTGAAAAATTACGCCGTACCCTACATTGTGTTTGTAATTTGGCTAGATGTGGTGACATTCTTACATCATACTGAGCCTGATATTCCCTGGTATCGTGGCGAAGATTGGACTTTTCTCAAAGGTGCTATTTCTAGCATTGACCGTAATTACGGTTTAATCAATCATATCCATCACGATATCGGTACTCATGTAGCTCACCATATCTTCCTGAATATCCCTCATTACAATTTGCTCAAGGCAACTGAAGCAATTAAACCAATTATGGGGGAATATTTCCGTGAGTCTCAAGAACCCATTTGGAAGTCATTATGGCGTTCCTGTATTAGCTGTCATTTTGTGCCCGATTCTGGCGGAAAAGTTTACTACACATCTAATAGTAAACTTGCTAAACCTTCATAA
- a CDS encoding fatty acid desaturase family protein — protein MTTAPETRVTFTKNFGFRKELNKRVDAYFKSNNISTRDNPAMYFKTLTIAVWVIGAWTFTLFGPPQIWLKVIGCIVLGLGIAAVGFSVGHDANHGGYSSKKWVNTLVGSIYDVIGLSSYLWRYRHNFLHHTYTNILGHDVEIHGDGLVRMTPYMEHQWYHRFQHIFILSIYTIIPIYWSFADIHIILFKRKYHSHVVPTPKPLDMLILFGGKIIWLALFLGIPIAVGYSPIQALVGFLITYMTYGFWICIVFMLAHVMDTAEFIQPDSQPEEIDDEWAIFQIRTTVDFAPKNHFLNWYLGGLNYQVVHHLFPQVCHIHYPKIAPILAELCEEYGVKYNVCPTFTSALISNFRWLKYLGTTPNAEYKTPALVNS, from the coding sequence ATGACAACAGCACCAGAGACAAGAGTTACTTTTACTAAAAACTTTGGTTTTAGAAAAGAACTGAATAAACGAGTTGATGCTTATTTTAAGTCAAACAATATTTCTACCCGCGATAATCCAGCAATGTATTTCAAAACATTGACTATTGCTGTTTGGGTAATTGGAGCCTGGACATTTACTCTCTTCGGCCCCCCGCAAATCTGGCTGAAAGTGATTGGCTGTATTGTTTTAGGATTGGGTATTGCGGCTGTCGGATTTAGTGTCGGACATGATGCTAATCATGGCGGTTATTCGAGTAAGAAATGGGTCAATACTCTTGTGGGTTCAATTTATGACGTAATTGGATTATCTAGTTATTTATGGCGATATCGGCATAATTTTCTACATCATACTTATACAAATATCTTAGGTCATGATGTGGAAATACATGGTGATGGCTTAGTGCGAATGACTCCCTATATGGAGCATCAATGGTATCACCGATTTCAACACATATTTATTTTATCTATCTATACAATCATCCCTATTTACTGGTCTTTTGCAGATATTCACATCATTCTGTTTAAGCGTAAATATCATTCCCATGTGGTTCCTACACCCAAACCACTAGATATGCTGATTCTTTTTGGCGGTAAAATCATCTGGCTAGCACTTTTTCTAGGAATTCCCATTGCTGTAGGCTACAGTCCTATACAGGCGCTTGTAGGATTTCTCATCACTTACATGACCTATGGATTTTGGATTTGCATAGTTTTTATGCTGGCTCATGTGATGGACACAGCAGAGTTTATCCAACCAGATAGTCAACCAGAAGAAATTGATGATGAATGGGCAATTTTCCAAATTAGAACCACCGTTGATTTTGCTCCTAAGAATCACTTCTTAAATTGGTATTTAGGTGGACTGAATTACCAAGTCGTCCATCATTTATTCCCTCAAGTTTGTCATATTCACTATCCCAAAATTGCTCCTATTTTGGCAGAATTGTGTGAGGAGTATGGAGTGAAATATAATGTCTGCCCAACATTTACATCAGCGCTTATTTCTAATTTTCGTTGGTTGAAATATTTAGGCACTACGCCAAACGCAGAATATAAAACTCCAGCTTTAGTGAATAGTTAG
- a CDS encoding glutamate-5-semialdehyde dehydrogenase, with amino-acid sequence MTVEVLDDIPEPINSAKRAYQASLKLGIAKGVDRSRAVLAMARAIERAFDDILEANTLDLEASREMAVPELILDWLKLTPTRLETTVEILQRLGELSDPLRRVRNAEYQQDDSQSYSQLMPLGVIGFIYEAFPDLGAIAAGLCIKTGNSIILKGSTEASHSNEAIANVLQSAITEVGLPAGCLELITTEHGASVRDLVVQDQYLNLVIPYGRSTLVQQVMRQATCPVLKSAMGNCYLYWSLNSSLEMVRWMIIDSHESDPDPVNAIEKVLIHRQALPSSLAVLWNSLKDKGFEVKGDAELVEAFPQLQLAKDTEWGTAYLTKTVAFKLVDSLEAAIAWINQYSSGHADCIVTESYQESRQFALGVNSASTYINASPKFSRNPSRGDSIFLGMSNQKGHRRGFISLETLTTVKHIVQGNGRF; translated from the coding sequence ATGACCGTTGAAGTTTTGGATGATATCCCCGAACCAATAAATAGCGCTAAACGCGCTTACCAAGCTTCCCTTAAGCTGGGGATCGCAAAAGGAGTAGACCGCAGTCGTGCTGTATTGGCAATGGCGCGGGCTATAGAACGCGCTTTTGATGACATTCTAGAAGCTAATACATTAGACCTAGAAGCAAGCCGAGAAATGGCAGTGCCAGAGTTGATTTTAGATTGGCTGAAATTAACTCCCACCAGGCTAGAAACGACTGTGGAAATTTTACAACGGTTAGGGGAATTATCCGATCCACTGCGGCGGGTGAGAAATGCTGAGTATCAGCAGGATGATTCTCAAAGTTACTCCCAGTTAATGCCTTTAGGGGTGATTGGATTCATTTATGAAGCGTTCCCCGATTTAGGAGCGATCGCAGCTGGTTTATGTATCAAAACTGGTAATAGTATTATTCTTAAAGGCAGTACTGAGGCCAGTCATTCTAACGAAGCGATCGCTAATGTTCTCCAAAGTGCGATTACTGAAGTTGGTTTACCAGCAGGCTGTTTAGAATTGATTACCACAGAACATGGTGCTTCCGTTCGGGATTTGGTTGTGCAAGACCAATACTTAAATTTAGTTATTCCCTACGGACGTTCCACCTTGGTACAGCAAGTCATGCGACAAGCAACTTGCCCAGTGTTAAAGTCAGCAATGGGCAATTGTTACCTTTACTGGTCGCTCAATAGTAGCTTAGAAATGGTGCGCTGGATGATTATCGATAGCCATGAAAGCGATCCAGATCCAGTCAACGCCATTGAAAAAGTCTTAATTCATCGCCAAGCCTTACCTTCATCCTTAGCAGTTTTGTGGAATAGTTTAAAAGACAAAGGCTTTGAAGTTAAAGGCGATGCGGAACTAGTAGAAGCCTTTCCCCAATTGCAGCTAGCGAAAGATACCGAATGGGGAACTGCCTATTTAACCAAAACCGTAGCCTTTAAATTGGTTGATAGCTTAGAAGCTGCGATCGCGTGGATTAATCAATACAGTAGCGGTCATGCTGACTGCATTGTCACCGAATCTTATCAAGAAAGTCGCCAGTTTGCTTTAGGGGTAAATAGCGCCTCTACTTATATCAATGCCTCCCCAAAGTTTTCTCGCAATCCTTCACGGGGAGACTCGATATTTTTAGGAATGTCTAATCAAAAAGGTCATCGCCGGGGATTTATCAGCCTAGAAACCCTGACGACTGTTAAGCATATTGTGCAGGGTAATGGTAGGTTTTAA
- the ribH gene encoding 6,7-dimethyl-8-ribityllumazine synthase has translation MAVFEGTFTQTEPLRFALVIGRFNDLVTVKLLEGCQDCLKRHGVDPDPQGKQVDYVWVPGSFEVPLVARQLALSHRYDAIICLGAVIRGQTPHFDYVSSEVAKGIAAASFQTGVPVIFGILTVDTMQQALERAGIKSNHGWEYAMNALEMASLMRQLRSNLAEPYARNSPSLPASFPSASIGNFSPESEELG, from the coding sequence ATGGCAGTTTTTGAGGGAACTTTTACTCAAACAGAACCTTTGCGGTTTGCATTGGTAATTGGTCGATTTAATGACCTAGTTACCGTAAAGCTGTTAGAGGGATGTCAAGATTGCTTGAAACGCCACGGTGTAGATCCCGACCCCCAAGGTAAGCAAGTTGATTACGTTTGGGTTCCTGGAAGCTTTGAAGTACCATTAGTCGCCCGGCAATTAGCGCTTTCTCATCGCTATGATGCCATTATTTGTTTAGGCGCTGTCATTCGCGGGCAAACACCCCATTTCGATTATGTCTCTTCAGAAGTAGCCAAAGGCATTGCCGCCGCAAGCTTTCAAACTGGTGTGCCTGTAATTTTTGGCATTTTGACAGTAGACACCATGCAGCAAGCTTTAGAAAGAGCCGGGATAAAAAGTAATCATGGCTGGGAATACGCTATGAATGCCTTAGAAATGGCCAGCCTGATGCGGCAATTGCGCTCTAATCTCGCAGAGCCATACGCCCGTAATAGCCCATCTCTACCAGCATCTTTCCCCAGCGCCAGCATCGGCAATTTCTCCCCTGAGTCTGAAGAATTGGGCTAA
- the psbZ gene encoding photosystem II reaction center protein PsbZ yields the protein MTIIFQIALLGLVLLSFVLVIGVPVAYATPQNWVESKKLLWLGSGVWIALVLLVGLLNFFVV from the coding sequence ATGACCATAATATTCCAAATTGCTTTGTTAGGATTGGTTCTGCTGTCTTTTGTATTAGTTATTGGCGTTCCTGTTGCCTATGCGACCCCCCAAAATTGGGTAGAGTCGAAAAAACTACTCTGGCTAGGTTCTGGAGTTTGGATCGCTTTGGTACTTTTAGTAGGGCTATTAAACTTTTTTGTAGTGTAA